A genomic stretch from Candidatus Nitrososphaera gargensis Ga9.2 includes:
- a CDS encoding SDR family oxidoreductase encodes MTIKGKVAIITGASSGIGYATALALSKAGAKVAAGARRTDRLESLQSEIAKNGGEVFIQRLDVTKKQECDAFVDAVIKKWGTVDILINNAGLMPLSFFKNLKVDEWDRMIDVNIKGVLYCTAAVITHMINKKSGHIINISSVAGRTVFPAGSVYCATKHAVVAFSEGLRQEVSQRANIRVTCIEPGVVATELLNTITDKSLEKYVQTTKQQEAQQLQSEDIANAILFAVQAPDHVSVNEILIRPTTQER; translated from the coding sequence ATGACAATAAAGGGCAAAGTTGCGATAATAACAGGGGCGAGCAGCGGCATAGGCTACGCCACCGCGCTTGCTTTGTCCAAGGCCGGCGCCAAGGTAGCGGCAGGCGCAAGGCGCACCGACAGGCTAGAATCCCTGCAAAGCGAGATCGCAAAGAACGGCGGCGAGGTTTTCATCCAAAGGCTGGATGTCACTAAAAAGCAAGAGTGCGATGCCTTTGTCGATGCCGTCATCAAGAAGTGGGGAACCGTGGACATTCTGATCAACAACGCCGGCCTCATGCCACTGAGCTTTTTCAAGAACCTCAAGGTTGATGAGTGGGACCGGATGATTGATGTCAACATCAAGGGAGTGCTCTACTGCACCGCAGCTGTCATCACGCACATGATCAACAAAAAATCAGGGCACATCATCAACATTTCTTCCGTGGCCGGTAGGACGGTATTCCCTGCCGGAAGCGTCTACTGCGCGACAAAGCACGCGGTAGTGGCCTTCAGCGAAGGGCTGCGGCAAGAAGTCAGCCAAAGGGCAAACATACGAGTCACCTGCATCGAGCCGGGTGTAGTTGCGACAGAGCTTTTAAACACCATAACCGACAAGTCGCTTGAAAAGTACGTCCAGACAACTAAGCAGCAGGAGGCGCAGCAGCTGCAGTCCGAGGATATTGCAAACGCGATCCTGTTCGCCGTTCAAGCTCCAGATCATGTGAGCGTGAACGAGATACTGATAAGGCCGACGACGCAGGAACGCTAG